A part of Parvimonas micra genomic DNA contains:
- the essC gene encoding type VII secretion protein EssC — MVIYLIYKDNSYPLYSESQYRLGQNEFCDILLPLDEEIILRVDDDKVCLLDKEYANGLYDINLSNNISIKLLIFKENRLLFKPKDILYLSGSKDATIQLEGIEEEILFNFKDENFIEIISENSFFINGHRATGTKKILENDIILFEKGFVILISRDFIDIASSFEIQTNLLPYFENTEEDRGRDFHRSPRIILREPESKVTIASAPIDDESPKQSLIKLIITPLAMVIFTVIIYLISKSNVMIFMMMGMSLITIGTSVHSYFSDKKIFSVKKEEKLKAYLEYLDTKYKELSSCKDEQVKALTYHYPNTDKIIDMAKKIDRRIYEKIPNDFDFLTYRLGTGEVKASFQINYTEAELTKYNKEAGDKVKELLNYYQKIDDVPIHNKIEAPIGYIGSRKVVIEQLQQLMIQISAFHSYHDVEFIPIFREEEFEDWNWSRWLPHTKLKAFNCRSFIYNQRTRDQILTSLYQIIKDRKHDYEKDNGKEKSYFPKYIFLITDLSFLLDHNIMEYINEDLSHLGIYYIFAEEVIESLSEHVKTVVDYRGDKKAKLILQNGEFMNQDFCPLAKISLLEKENFARYMAGINHIQTLRNSIPDSITFLEMYGVSHVEELNLLERWSKNETYQTMSVPLGVRGRDDILYLNIHEKAHGPHGLIAGTTGSGKSELVQSYILSLAVNYHPYEVAFLLIDYKGGGMANLFADLPHVVGTITNLDGNQANRALISIKAELKKRQRIFLENNVNHINQYMKLFKEGKVTEPLPHLLIISDEFAELKANQPDFMDELVSTARIGRSLGVKLILATQKPSGVVNDQIWSNSKFKIALKVQDVADSREVIKTPDAAEITQTGRAYLQVGNNEIYELFQSAWSGAEYNPDGEKNAYKEKTIYEINNNGQYFPINKDLSGLLTEKEVKSIPTELDAIVENAHKTFESLNISKVASPWLPPLSEKVYAKDLQSIDFKDYWEKQDDDIDILVGYQDLPEKQEQSPLYFKIDQTGHILLVGSPGFGKSTFLRTFAIDIMRKKIPSEAHFYLYDFGANGLVSLSDFPHVADYFTLDENEKILKSLRRLNKMVKERKKSLSKIKATNLKQYNELSKDKFPSVFLLIDGFDGVTDSPFGDKLYDILNVIARDGASIGIYLVVTLSRLNAMRLQLQTNFKTKISLFLFDNSDLSGVVGRSNISLDEIKGRAITKLDNIVSFQVVLPYESEEYSNYIKSINKEVKEMRSEYTGTLPEKIPMLPDVVKLEHLLSDFSNDNFVFGLEKEFVKPAFFSFNKAILMAADGSSSINNYYKLLDYNLKRLENQYNIVILDLNKKFSENLFKGANRFTSSSEIADVFKTIIKDLKERINNKEVDYKKWLILIPEISPLVMSSGINEDDFKLLITEGYKYGVIPIFVGEYLDLVNNTFDTYVSIVRKFVNQVFLGIRISDQVHTRYPFINNEPLLKPNQGYILYPDKYELIQLMEIYDD, encoded by the coding sequence ATGGTAATATATTTAATATATAAAGATAATTCTTATCCTCTTTACAGTGAATCTCAATATAGATTAGGTCAAAATGAATTTTGTGATATTCTTCTTCCCCTAGATGAAGAAATTATATTGCGAGTAGATGATGATAAGGTATGTTTGTTGGATAAAGAATACGCAAATGGATTATATGATATAAATTTATCAAATAATATTTCTATTAAATTGCTCATTTTTAAGGAAAACAGATTGCTATTTAAACCAAAAGATATTCTTTATTTATCTGGAAGTAAAGATGCCACAATTCAACTTGAAGGAATTGAAGAAGAGATATTATTCAATTTTAAAGATGAAAATTTCATAGAAATTATAAGTGAAAATTCATTTTTTATAAATGGACATAGAGCAACTGGTACAAAAAAAATTCTAGAAAATGATATTATTTTATTTGAGAAAGGATTTGTAATTTTGATAAGTAGAGATTTCATCGATATAGCTTCTAGTTTTGAAATCCAAACAAATTTATTACCTTATTTTGAAAATACAGAAGAAGATAGAGGAAGAGACTTTCACAGGTCTCCCCGTATAATTTTAAGAGAACCTGAATCTAAAGTGACTATAGCTTCAGCTCCAATTGACGATGAATCTCCAAAACAATCTCTTATAAAATTAATTATAACTCCTTTAGCAATGGTTATATTTACAGTAATTATATACTTAATATCAAAAAGTAATGTTATGATTTTTATGATGATGGGGATGTCTTTAATTACAATTGGAACTTCAGTACATTCTTACTTTTCTGATAAAAAAATTTTTTCTGTAAAGAAAGAGGAAAAGTTAAAGGCTTATTTAGAGTATTTGGACACTAAGTATAAAGAATTATCATCATGTAAAGATGAGCAAGTAAAAGCTCTTACTTACCATTATCCAAATACTGATAAAATTATTGATATGGCTAAAAAAATTGATAGAAGAATTTATGAAAAAATACCAAACGATTTTGATTTTTTAACTTATAGGCTCGGAACAGGAGAGGTAAAAGCCAGTTTTCAGATTAACTATACAGAAGCTGAACTTACTAAATATAATAAAGAAGCAGGAGATAAAGTAAAAGAACTACTTAATTATTACCAAAAAATAGATGATGTACCTATTCATAATAAGATTGAAGCTCCTATTGGATATATAGGAAGTAGAAAAGTGGTTATTGAACAATTACAACAGCTGATGATACAAATATCAGCTTTTCATAGCTATCATGATGTAGAATTTATACCTATCTTTAGGGAAGAGGAATTTGAAGATTGGAATTGGAGTAGGTGGTTACCTCATACAAAACTAAAAGCTTTTAATTGTAGAAGTTTTATCTATAATCAAAGAACTAGAGACCAGATTTTAACTTCACTTTATCAGATTATTAAAGATAGGAAACATGATTATGAAAAGGACAATGGAAAAGAAAAAAGCTATTTTCCTAAATATATATTCTTAATTACAGATTTGAGTTTTTTATTAGATCACAATATAATGGAATATATAAATGAAGATTTATCGCATTTAGGTATTTATTATATTTTTGCTGAAGAAGTTATTGAAAGTCTTTCCGAACATGTAAAAACAGTTGTAGATTATAGAGGAGATAAAAAAGCTAAATTAATTTTACAAAATGGGGAATTTATGAATCAAGATTTTTGCCCACTTGCTAAGATTAGTTTATTAGAAAAAGAAAATTTTGCTAGATATATGGCAGGGATAAATCATATACAAACTCTTAGAAATTCTATACCCGATAGTATTACTTTTCTAGAAATGTATGGTGTCAGTCATGTTGAAGAATTGAACTTACTTGAGCGTTGGAGTAAAAATGAAACATATCAGACTATGTCAGTTCCTTTGGGAGTTCGTGGAAGAGATGATATTTTGTACTTAAATATTCACGAAAAAGCTCATGGTCCACATGGTCTTATTGCGGGAACTACAGGTTCAGGAAAATCAGAGTTGGTTCAATCATATATATTATCTCTTGCAGTAAATTATCATCCTTATGAAGTTGCATTCTTACTTATTGACTATAAAGGTGGAGGTATGGCTAATTTATTTGCCGATTTACCACATGTAGTCGGAACTATTACAAATTTAGATGGCAATCAAGCAAATAGAGCTTTAATTTCAATAAAAGCAGAGCTAAAAAAACGTCAACGTATTTTTTTGGAAAATAATGTTAATCATATAAATCAATATATGAAGCTTTTTAAAGAGGGTAAAGTTACAGAACCTTTACCACATCTTTTAATTATAAGTGATGAATTTGCAGAATTAAAAGCAAATCAACCTGATTTTATGGATGAGTTGGTTTCCACTGCTCGTATTGGCCGTTCTCTTGGAGTTAAACTTATTTTGGCGACACAAAAGCCAAGTGGAGTAGTAAATGATCAAATATGGTCTAACTCTAAATTTAAAATTGCACTAAAAGTACAAGATGTTGCTGATTCAAGAGAGGTAATAAAAACTCCGGATGCTGCAGAAATTACACAAACAGGACGTGCTTATCTTCAAGTTGGTAATAATGAGATTTATGAATTATTTCAAAGTGCATGGTCAGGAGCAGAATATAATCCTGATGGTGAAAAAAATGCCTATAAAGAAAAGACTATTTATGAAATTAATAACAATGGACAATATTTTCCAATTAATAAAGATTTGAGTGGTTTGTTAACAGAAAAAGAAGTAAAATCTATACCTACAGAATTAGATGCAATTGTAGAAAATGCTCATAAAACTTTTGAATCTTTGAATATTTCAAAAGTTGCAAGTCCTTGGTTACCACCTTTATCAGAGAAAGTTTATGCAAAAGATTTACAATCTATAGACTTTAAAGACTATTGGGAAAAACAAGACGACGATATTGATATACTTGTAGGTTATCAAGATTTACCTGAAAAACAAGAACAATCCCCACTTTACTTTAAGATAGATCAAACAGGACATATTCTATTGGTAGGAAGTCCAGGATTTGGTAAATCAACATTTTTAAGAACATTTGCAATTGATATAATGCGTAAAAAAATACCTAGTGAAGCACATTTTTATCTTTATGATTTTGGTGCGAATGGTTTAGTATCTTTATCTGATTTTCCGCATGTAGCAGATTATTTTACATTGGATGAAAATGAAAAAATATTGAAATCTCTTAGAAGATTAAATAAAATGGTAAAAGAAAGAAAAAAATCATTATCAAAAATAAAAGCTACAAACTTAAAACAATATAATGAACTTTCCAAGGATAAATTTCCATCAGTATTTTTATTGATTGATGGTTTTGACGGGGTTACGGATTCGCCTTTTGGAGATAAACTTTACGATATTTTAAATGTTATTGCACGTGATGGAGCATCTATTGGAATTTATCTTGTTGTAACCTTATCAAGATTAAATGCAATGAGGTTACAATTACAGACTAATTTTAAAACTAAAATTTCACTCTTCTTATTTGATAATAGTGATTTGTCAGGAGTGGTTGGAAGAAGTAATATTTCTTTAGATGAAATTAAAGGTCGAGCAATTACAAAACTTGATAATATTGTTTCTTTTCAAGTAGTATTGCCTTATGAAAGTGAAGAGTATAGTAATTATATTAAGTCCATTAATAAGGAAGTTAAAGAAATGAGATCTGAATATACAGGGACTTTACCAGAAAAGATACCTATGCTACCAGATGTAGTGAAGCTTGAACATCTATTATCAGACTTTTCAAATGATAATTTCGTATTTGGATTGGAAAAAGAATTTGTTAAACCAGCATTTTTCAGCTTTAATAAAGCAATTTTAATGGCAGCTGATGGAAGTAGCTCTATAAATAATTACTATAAATTATTGGACTATAATTTAAAACGTTTAGAAAATCAATATAATATTGTAATTTTAGACCTTAATAAAAAATTTTCTGAAAATCTTTTTAAAGGAGCCAATAGATTTACTAGTTCTTCTGAAATAGCTGATGTATTTAAAACAATTATTAAAGATTTGAAGGAGCGTATAAATAATAAAGAAGTTGATTACAAAAAATGGTTGATTTTAATTCCAGAAATTTCTCCGCTAGTAATGTCATCAGGTATAAATGAAGATGACTTTAAACTATTGATAACAGAAGGATATAAATATGGGGTAATACCAATTTTTGTTGGAGAATATCTGGATCTTGTAAATAATACATTCGATACTTATGTAAGTATAGTAAGAAAGTTTGTTAATCAAGTTTTTCTTGGTATTCGTATAAGTGATCAAGTTCATACCAGATATCCATTTATAAATAATGAACCTCTGTTAAAACCAAATCAAGGTTATATTTTATATCCGGATAAATATGAATTAATTCAATTAATGGAAATTTATGACGATTAA
- the essB gene encoding type VII secretion protein EssB: MAIENKKMILLEDIKGNREIAYALLEASHPLFSNYKITIVDESLLLENEIELGDYDWNKFKDLTIEEKLRNLISIGLLYDELKNSKYTYELTPYNLIFTINGAVKILNRGIKGQIIPYENISNEDFLNSYKCMIISLLDLKTYYEALKNGKLQFYKGNLFCEDIRKAESIDEMLKLLKERYLNEKKENQEEYYRVNKKSFKKWKISSIFFMLTTFSLIIALLYLSFFSLRIQNNISSMRLSFIQKDYSNVISLSKKQNSKSLSQEDKYIVAYSVIMTEPLTDKQKNELSNISMKSNEEYLCYWVLIGQANIDEAINVASFLDDPQLIMYGITKKIDEIKSNPKLSAEERTEKINGYKTKLEELKKKYLVPSSDENKNNKKSDENKNNGESKDTKN, encoded by the coding sequence ATGGCAATAGAAAATAAAAAAATGATATTATTAGAAGATATAAAAGGGAATCGAGAAATAGCTTATGCTTTACTTGAGGCGTCTCATCCTCTTTTTTCAAACTATAAAATTACAATTGTTGATGAAAGTTTATTATTGGAAAATGAGATAGAGCTTGGAGACTATGATTGGAACAAATTTAAAGATTTGACTATAGAAGAAAAATTACGTAATTTAATTAGTATTGGATTATTATATGATGAATTAAAAAATTCTAAATATACTTATGAATTGACGCCATATAATTTAATATTTACAATTAATGGTGCCGTAAAAATACTAAATAGAGGGATAAAAGGTCAAATTATACCTTATGAAAATATTAGCAATGAAGATTTTTTAAATTCTTATAAATGTATGATTATCTCACTTTTGGATTTAAAAACTTACTATGAAGCTTTGAAAAATGGTAAACTACAATTTTATAAAGGCAATCTTTTTTGTGAGGATATAAGAAAAGCTGAATCTATAGATGAAATGTTAAAATTGTTAAAAGAGAGATATTTGAATGAAAAAAAAGAAAATCAAGAAGAATATTACAGAGTAAATAAAAAATCTTTTAAAAAATGGAAAATATCCTCTATATTTTTTATGTTAACTACTTTTAGTTTAATTATAGCTCTATTATATTTATCATTTTTTTCTTTGCGAATTCAAAATAACATTTCATCAATGAGATTATCATTTATTCAAAAGGATTATTCAAATGTAATAAGTTTGTCAAAAAAACAAAATAGTAAATCTTTATCTCAAGAAGATAAATATATTGTTGCTTATTCTGTAATTATGACAGAACCTTTAACTGATAAACAAAAAAATGAATTAAGTAATATTTCCATGAAGTCAAATGAAGAATATTTGTGTTATTGGGTGCTTATTGGACAAGCTAATATAGACGAAGCAATAAATGTTGCGAGTTTCTTAGATGATCCACAGTTAATTATGTATGGAATAACTAAAAAAATTGATGAAATTAAAAGCAATCCTAAATTAAGTGCAGAAGAACGAACAGAAAAAATAAATGGATATAAAACAAAACTTGAAGAATTAAAAAAGAAATATTTGGTTCCTTCATCTGATGAAAATAAAAATAATAAGAAATCCGATGAAAATAAAAATAATGGGGAATCTAAAGATACTAAAAATTAA
- the essA gene encoding type VII secretion protein EssA: protein MYKKTVSLILGIFLSLVLSFSIVKASEDGKLKIDIEIHKEKTSKGVNYFEQDTELSKLFLIDTNDNVNKEKEKFKTSENLEKNELFTNKVTQDSFTQSTRLLLFNSKLNIKSAVNYQMSIHKNKNYISWQAVVVLSIGVIIMVFSVYKVFSKKKGNSNGKIY from the coding sequence TTGTATAAAAAGACTGTAAGTCTTATACTAGGGATTTTTTTGTCCTTAGTACTTTCATTCTCAATTGTAAAAGCAAGTGAAGACGGAAAATTAAAAATAGACATAGAAATTCATAAAGAAAAAACATCTAAAGGTGTTAACTACTTTGAACAAGATACTGAGTTATCAAAATTATTTTTAATAGATACAAATGACAATGTTAATAAAGAGAAAGAAAAATTTAAAACTAGTGAGAACTTAGAGAAAAATGAATTATTTACTAATAAAGTTACTCAGGATTCTTTTACTCAATCAACTAGATTGCTATTATTTAATTCTAAATTAAATATAAAATCAGCAGTAAATTATCAAATGTCAATTCATAAAAATAAAAACTATATCTCTTGGCAAGCAGTAGTTGTATTGAGTATAGGAGTTATAATTATGGTTTTCTCTGTTTATAAAGTTTTTTCAAAAAAGAAAGGAAATTCTAATGGAAAGATATATTAA
- the esaA gene encoding type VII secretion protein EsaA, which yields MDKKILVRLGGLLLIFVLIISFFGIIKPSFIDNKDSNQNKNTNLLKIAIVNEDNGTTYNGETVNIANTLIKSFIKNSDYNVEEVTRNIAEKGLENNTYQLMVILPSKFSEESLALESVNPAKVDFQYKIKTDKPVISRQAEQAVTTLKSKFNKDLIRVYFSSIIGTLQSSQDYVSDIVENNGVVLNTYKTKLLDPLNSYSKSFEGLGTNSNNLLSNYFLFDKALNQSNESFSSIINTNKTYDEEIQRIKLLQEGWTKSITNREHNLKAYDEEFSKLSVDEQLIKLKKVNEHISNNFPNSSIWKETVENANNFNQQLERLIQELNSLNGDIDNTLDRYNKTITDAIEESIKNVEGKLLDSGKVDMTLGLYLKNLRNKMISKIDDTLYKNTYYTDEAINKLGLSEEDTQYLKNINSFIKWYTKSNGKKDATFKNSTNIGKYLMDLREDAINTLSRNRVLSFRDIKGKISKLYITVPKNYILNVKNYSAKKVDDTTYEVSVPNNVGTSIDISYNLSVADKSKIGLLESTSLKAELLTQENVEVVTGKEELTTKKEKKIIQINPQQNIEVEVEAKTIKPQTNSKIIQRKYNVSDTISPFKSYDNKTLINAFFKDVRGYLGLSSLANAFYDIDLHKGFVKNDENSLLKQADIKSLKTIIISLIKESTINALKSDLKISDKEISEFEKKTINGKELADSIESLKKDTEDLITNLKTVLVETEKVHNSLLNKPAFTESENKDNTDLVNVSMEMNKDLSTLITASRTLMDNTKANQTISKDIENTVEKLNKDIENLEKEGKSLSTKVSELGKVMNKEYGSNEEFLKSFTSVLSNTKVGNKKNEAVYDYLSNPINASKIKDLVDVNLDKENIRKQDNSLGLIIILISYLVGLSITYLLQHSNIAMLQRQLQVYKRIQFRNSIAPMMFLTIFAGVAGIIIGIISSYKLGMNFNGSFIIILSIIAILLIFTYGTNIILSKLKSFGFMLCVVILLLYILSSNQLLEDNMNFARMITMFSPLSYIEKAISGFVSGSGRNTLVLFALWIIGITLGFLNILIYRTLKEDKEIV from the coding sequence GTGGATAAAAAAATATTGGTAAGACTAGGTGGACTTCTGCTTATATTCGTATTGATTATTTCATTTTTTGGTATTATTAAACCTAGTTTTATAGATAATAAAGATTCCAACCAAAATAAAAATACAAATTTATTAAAAATAGCGATAGTTAATGAAGACAATGGGACTACATACAATGGAGAGACAGTTAATATCGCAAATACATTAATTAAGTCATTTATAAAAAATTCTGACTACAATGTTGAAGAAGTTACAAGAAATATTGCAGAAAAAGGACTTGAAAATAACACATACCAATTAATGGTTATTTTACCTAGCAAATTTTCAGAAGAAAGTTTAGCGTTAGAATCAGTTAATCCAGCAAAAGTTGACTTTCAATATAAAATAAAAACAGATAAACCTGTTATTTCTAGACAAGCTGAACAAGCTGTTACAACACTTAAAAGCAAGTTTAATAAGGATTTAATTCGTGTATATTTTTCAAGTATTATTGGAACTTTACAATCATCACAGGATTATGTATCAGACATTGTTGAAAATAATGGAGTTGTTTTAAATACATATAAAACAAAACTTTTAGATCCTTTAAATTCTTATTCTAAATCTTTTGAAGGTTTAGGGACTAATTCAAATAATCTATTAAGTAATTATTTTTTATTTGACAAGGCGTTGAATCAATCTAATGAGTCATTTTCTTCGATAATAAATACAAATAAAACTTATGATGAAGAAATACAACGAATTAAACTTTTACAAGAAGGTTGGACAAAATCTATTACCAATCGTGAACATAATTTAAAAGCTTATGATGAGGAATTTTCTAAGTTAAGTGTTGATGAACAGTTAATTAAATTAAAAAAGGTTAATGAACATATTTCTAATAATTTTCCAAATTCTAGTATATGGAAAGAAACAGTAGAAAATGCTAATAATTTTAATCAACAATTGGAAAGACTAATTCAAGAACTTAATAGTCTGAATGGAGATATTGATAACACTTTAGATAGATATAATAAGACAATTACTGATGCAATTGAAGAATCTATAAAAAATGTAGAAGGTAAATTGCTTGACTCTGGAAAAGTAGATATGACTTTGGGACTATATCTTAAAAATTTAAGAAATAAAATGATATCAAAAATAGATGATACTCTTTATAAGAATACTTACTATACAGATGAAGCAATAAATAAACTTGGACTTTCAGAAGAGGATACACAATATTTAAAAAATATTAATTCTTTTATAAAATGGTATACTAAATCAAATGGGAAAAAAGATGCTACATTTAAAAACAGCACAAATATTGGAAAGTATCTGATGGATTTAAGAGAGGATGCAATCAATACTTTATCAAGAAATAGAGTATTATCTTTTAGAGATATAAAAGGAAAGATTTCTAAATTATATATTACTGTGCCAAAAAATTATATTTTAAATGTAAAAAATTATTCAGCTAAAAAAGTAGATGATACAACATATGAGGTTTCTGTTCCAAACAATGTAGGGACTTCAATTGATATCTCTTATAACTTAAGTGTAGCTGATAAATCTAAAATTGGATTATTGGAATCAACATCTTTAAAAGCAGAATTATTAACTCAAGAGAATGTTGAAGTAGTAACCGGCAAAGAAGAATTAACTACTAAAAAAGAAAAGAAAATCATTCAGATTAATCCACAACAGAATATTGAAGTTGAAGTTGAAGCTAAGACTATTAAACCTCAAACTAACTCTAAAATTATACAAAGAAAATATAATGTGTCAGATACTATATCACCATTTAAATCTTATGATAATAAGACTTTAATTAATGCTTTCTTTAAGGATGTAAGGGGATATTTGGGATTATCCTCTCTTGCAAACGCATTTTATGATATTGATCTTCATAAGGGATTTGTAAAGAATGATGAAAACTCATTACTTAAACAAGCGGATATAAAGTCACTTAAGACAATTATCATTTCTTTGATTAAGGAAAGTACAATTAATGCTCTAAAATCGGATTTAAAGATTTCTGATAAAGAAATATCTGAGTTTGAGAAAAAAACTATTAATGGAAAAGAATTAGCAGATAGTATAGAATCCTTAAAAAAAGATACAGAAGATTTAATTACAAATTTAAAGACAGTATTAGTTGAGACTGAAAAAGTTCATAATTCTCTTTTAAATAAACCGGCTTTTACTGAAAGTGAAAATAAAGATAATACTGATTTAGTTAATGTATCAATGGAGATGAATAAGGATTTATCAACGTTAATTACAGCAAGTAGAACCCTAATGGATAATACAAAAGCTAATCAGACTATTTCTAAGGATATAGAAAATACTGTTGAAAAATTAAATAAAGATATAGAAAATTTAGAAAAAGAAGGTAAATCACTATCTACTAAAGTGTCTGAGTTGGGTAAAGTCATGAACAAAGAATATGGCTCTAATGAAGAATTTTTAAAATCTTTTACATCAGTTTTGAGTAATACAAAAGTAGGTAATAAGAAAAATGAGGCAGTTTATGATTATTTATCTAATCCAATAAATGCTTCAAAAATTAAGGATCTAGTGGATGTGAACTTGGATAAAGAAAATATAAGAAAACAAGATAATAGTTTAGGGCTTATTATCATCTTAATTAGTTATTTAGTAGGTCTTTCAATTACTTATCTTCTACAACATTCAAATATTGCAATGTTGCAAAGGCAGTTACAAGTTTATAAAAGAATTCAGTTTAGAAATTCGATTGCTCCAATGATGTTTTTGACAATTTTTGCCGGTGTAGCAGGAATTATTATTGGAATAATATCGTCTTATAAATTAGGTATGAATTTTAATGGTTCTTTTATAATTATTCTAAGTATTATAGCAATTCTACTTATATTTACTTATGGGACAAATATAATATTATCAAAACTTAAAAGTTTTGGATTTATGTTGTGTGTTGTAATATTATTATTGTATATCCTTTCATCAAATCAACTACTTGAAGATAATATGAATTTTGCTAGAATGATAACAATGTTTTCACCTTTGAGCTACATTGAAAAGGCTATAAGTGGATTTGTTAGTGGATCAGGTAGAAATACATTAGTTTTATTTGCTTTATGGATAATCGGAATTACCTTAGGTTTCTTAAATATTTTAATATATCGTACTTTAAAGGAGGACAAGGAAATTGTATAA
- a CDS encoding WXG100 family type VII secretion target, producing MAGQIRVSPETLQMRAREYGKASNDIMTILNNLQRLQDMLRSEWEGQAFQGFDNQFNELKPKVQNFAELMQQINNQLDKTAQAMQQNDQALSRNFGLK from the coding sequence ATGGCAGGACAAATTAGAGTATCACCTGAAACTTTGCAAATGCGTGCTCGTGAATATGGAAAGGCTTCAAATGATATTATGACTATTTTAAACAATTTACAACGTTTACAAGATATGCTTCGTAGTGAATGGGAAGGACAAGCATTTCAAGGATTCGATAATCAATTTAATGAACTTAAACCTAAAGTTCAAAATTTTGCAGAATTGATGCAACAAATTAATAACCAACTTGATAAGACTGCTCAAGCGATGCAACAAAATGATCAAGCGTTATCACGAAATTTTGGACTTAAGTAG
- a CDS encoding T7SS effector LXG polymorphic toxin yields the protein MEYKIQFEDITNVQKEISNSMAIWNNSINKLLKTIKNFSDDSSLKGETMDSIKVYLCEVHGTLLVSMQNLIQDYAYSFLLYKDGYYIVLIVI from the coding sequence GTGGAATATAAAATTCAATTTGAAGATATAACCAATGTCCAAAAAGAAATCTCCAATTCCATGGCAATTTGGAATAATTCAATAAATAAACTTTTAAAAACAATTAAAAATTTTTCTGATGACTCCTCTCTTAAGGGAGAGACAATGGATAGCATTAAAGTATATTTATGTGAAGTTCATGGAACTTTGTTAGTTTCAATGCAAAATTTAATTCAGGATTATGCTTATTCTTTCTTGTTATATAAAGATGGATATTATATAGTATTGATAGTGATTTAA